In one Oncorhynchus nerka isolate Pitt River unplaced genomic scaffold, Oner_Uvic_2.0 unplaced_scaffold_1487, whole genome shotgun sequence genomic region, the following are encoded:
- the LOC135568555 gene encoding uncharacterized protein LOC135568555, whose product MDTYTDPLLHHRPKLRHSPTPPSLNSDPLLHHVPKLRPSLHHVPKLRPSPTPPPKLRHSPYTTTLPKLRPSPTPPPQTQTPSYTTSPKLRHSLLHHRPLNSDPLPYTTVPKLRHSPTPLSPKLRHSPNSDPLLHYRPLNSDTLLHHCPLNSDTPQTQTLFLHHRPQTQTLSYTTVPNPPPNSDTPQTQTLSYTTAPNSDTPQTQTLSSYTTSPKLRPSPTPPPKLRHSPTPPSLNSDPLLHHPP is encoded by the exons ATGGACACATACAcag ACCCTCTCCTACACCACCGCCCTAAACTCAGACACTCTCCTACACCACCGTCCCTAAACTCAGACCCTCTCCTACACCACGTCCCTAAACTCAGACCCTCCCTACACCACGTCCCTAAACTCAGACCCTCTCCTACACCACCGCCTAAACTCAGACACTCTCCCTACACCACC ACACTACCCAAACTCAGACCCTCTCCTACACCACCGCCCCAAACTCAGACACCCTCCTACACCACGTCCCCTAAACTCAGACACTCTCTCCTACACCACCGTCCCCTAAACTCAGACCCTCTCCCCTACACCACTGTCCCTAAACTCAGACACTCTCCTACACCACTGTCCCCTAAACTCAGACACTCCCCAAACTCAGACCCTCTCCTACACTACCGTCCCCTAAACTCAGACACTCTCCTACACCACTGTCCCCTAAACTCAGACACTCCCCAAACTCAGACCCTCTTCCTACACCACCGCCCCCAAACTCAGACCCTCTCCTACACCACTGTCCCCAACCCGCCCCCAAACTCAGACACTCCCCAAACTCAGACCCTCTCCTACACCACCGCCCCAAACTCAGACACTCCCCAAACTCAGACCCTCTCCTCCTACACCACGTCCCCTAAACTCAGACCCTCTCCTACACCACCGCCTAAACTCAGACACTCTCCTACACCACCGTCCCTAAACTCAGACCCTCTCCTACACCACCCCCCCTAA